A window of the Azospirillum brasilense genome harbors these coding sequences:
- a CDS encoding ABC transporter permease codes for MTARRLGRYGLSWRLAWRLAWRLARRLPGLLLLAGAAMLASFLASHALPGDPVLLMVDGRAADPEMIRRLREDAGLDQPMAVQFLSYTLALLRGDLGQSLRYGGVPVTALLGEALPVTLGLMAGAAVLALPLGLLLGLAAADVRRAWPGTALTIGSVMALSVPPLALATWLMLAGSGTAPWAVAALALPAVAMIARLTRTQVMEVLGRDFIRTAQAKGLGRTAVLLRHALPNALVPLAAAAGSVAGTILTTTAAVETVFALPGVGRLTIQAVLARDHTVAGATVLVFVLMQIAISLTAELLIGLADPRLRDNGLHDNGLRDDGKPS; via the coding sequence ATGACGGCACGCCGCCTCGGCCGCTATGGCCTGTCCTGGCGACTGGCTTGGCGATTGGCTTGGCGATTGGCCCGGCGCCTGCCGGGGCTTCTTCTTCTGGCCGGAGCCGCCATGCTGGCGAGCTTCCTGGCCTCCCACGCGCTCCCCGGCGATCCGGTCCTGCTCATGGTCGACGGGCGGGCCGCCGACCCGGAAATGATCCGCCGGCTGCGGGAAGACGCCGGGCTGGATCAGCCGATGGCCGTTCAATTCCTGTCCTACACGCTGGCCCTGCTGCGCGGCGACCTCGGCCAATCACTGCGCTATGGCGGCGTTCCGGTGACGGCGCTGCTGGGCGAAGCCTTGCCGGTGACGTTGGGGCTGATGGCGGGTGCGGCGGTGCTGGCCCTGCCCCTCGGACTCCTGCTGGGCCTCGCCGCGGCGGATGTCCGGCGGGCGTGGCCGGGCACTGCCCTCACCATCGGGTCGGTGATGGCCCTGTCGGTGCCGCCGCTGGCACTGGCGACGTGGCTGATGCTGGCGGGGTCCGGTACGGCGCCCTGGGCCGTGGCGGCGCTTGCCCTGCCGGCGGTGGCGATGATCGCCCGCCTGACACGGACCCAGGTGATGGAGGTGCTGGGACGCGACTTCATCCGCACCGCACAGGCCAAGGGGCTGGGACGAACCGCCGTTCTGCTGCGCCACGCCCTGCCGAACGCTCTGGTGCCGCTGGCGGCGGCGGCCGGATCGGTGGCCGGGACGATCCTCACCACCACGGCGGCGGTGGAGACCGTCTTCGCCCTGCCGGGGGTGGGGCGGCTGACCATCCAGGCGGTGCTGGCCCGCGACCACACGGTCGCCGGAGCCACCGTCCTGGTCTTCGTCCTGATGCAGATCGCCATCAGCCTGACCGCCGAGCTGCTGATCGGCCTCGCCGATCCGCGACTTCGCGACAATGGCTTGCACGACAATGGCTTGCGCGACGATGGGAAGCCGTCGTGA
- a CDS encoding ABC transporter substrate-binding protein yields MPLPAALRLLLTALAIVTGVAGAVFPAAAGILRASLSDDLTTIDPFAFPGLVSSGVLRQVYEGFTAVDAAGNAVPALATRWETPDGGRTWRFALRPDVRFHSGRPFTAADILWTWEHHLTRTPQPGYSAFYLRGIEGAAALQQGTAASLSGVAIPDPHTLVVRLAEPDALFPLYPFLFVDRGMEDEFGPAWHERASGGTGPFRLTSWRRGESVRLEAHADYWGGAPAVEAVSLAVLPDTNTLLARYDAGELDVAPLPDNAVRTVVRQPRYDGQIAAFPRAQVRYLALNQDLYPPFRDRRVREAFRYALDRVATVNGLHAGRALLTNGFVSPGLGGYHPDAVPLTPTDPNRAKALLAESGHAGGRGLPPLQIAGGPNVREEATYFAAQLTAVLGIPVGVRIQERAAFVAAINEGREALFINGWTADFPDPMDQLATQWHSASPTNRVRWHNPDFDRLMERARGLADPDARNALYRDAEALLREQAVAVPLPVPQFVALVRPGVTGVVIRPDGTTDYHSARLP; encoded by the coding sequence ATGCCCCTGCCCGCCGCTCTGCGTCTGCTCCTGACCGCCCTGGCCATCGTGACCGGTGTCGCGGGTGCCGTGTTTCCGGCAGCGGCGGGAATCTTGCGGGCCAGCCTTTCCGACGATCTGACGACCATCGATCCGTTCGCCTTTCCCGGCTTGGTCTCATCCGGTGTCCTGCGGCAGGTCTACGAGGGCTTCACCGCCGTCGACGCCGCCGGCAACGCCGTTCCGGCGCTGGCCACCCGTTGGGAGACGCCGGACGGCGGGCGGACGTGGCGCTTTGCCCTGCGCCCGGACGTGCGGTTCCATTCGGGACGCCCATTCACCGCCGCCGACATCCTGTGGACCTGGGAACACCATCTGACGCGCACGCCCCAGCCCGGCTACAGCGCCTTCTACCTGCGCGGCATCGAGGGGGCCGCGGCGTTGCAGCAGGGGACCGCCGCCTCGCTGTCCGGCGTCGCCATTCCCGACCCTCACACACTCGTCGTGCGGCTGGCCGAACCCGACGCGCTGTTCCCACTCTACCCGTTCCTGTTCGTCGACCGCGGCATGGAGGACGAATTCGGGCCGGCTTGGCACGAGCGGGCGTCCGGCGGCACCGGGCCGTTCCGCCTCACGTCCTGGCGGCGCGGCGAATCCGTGCGTCTGGAGGCCCACGCCGATTATTGGGGCGGTGCTCCAGCCGTGGAGGCGGTGTCCCTGGCGGTGCTGCCCGACACCAACACGCTGCTGGCGCGCTACGACGCCGGAGAGCTGGACGTCGCGCCGCTTCCCGACAACGCGGTGCGCACGGTGGTCCGTCAGCCGCGCTACGACGGGCAGATCGCAGCCTTCCCCCGCGCGCAGGTGCGCTATCTTGCCCTGAACCAGGATCTGTACCCGCCCTTCCGCGACCGGCGGGTGCGCGAGGCGTTCCGTTACGCGCTGGACCGGGTCGCCACGGTGAACGGGCTCCATGCCGGGCGGGCGCTGCTGACGAACGGCTTCGTCTCGCCTGGCCTGGGCGGCTACCACCCCGACGCGGTGCCGTTGACCCCGACCGATCCGAACCGGGCCAAGGCGCTTCTGGCGGAGTCCGGCCACGCCGGGGGGCGCGGATTGCCGCCGCTCCAGATCGCCGGTGGCCCCAACGTGCGCGAGGAGGCCACCTATTTCGCCGCCCAGCTCACCGCGGTGCTGGGCATTCCGGTCGGCGTGCGCATCCAGGAGCGCGCGGCCTTCGTGGCGGCGATCAACGAGGGGCGCGAGGCGCTGTTCATCAACGGCTGGACGGCGGATTTCCCCGATCCCATGGACCAGCTCGCCACCCAATGGCACAGCGCCAGCCCGACGAACCGCGTCCGTTGGCACAACCCGGATTTCGACCGGCTCATGGAGCGGGCGCGCGGCCTCGCCGACCCCGACGCCCGCAACGCGCTCTATCGGGACGCCGAAGCCCTGCTCCGGGAGCAGGCCGTGGCGGTGCCTCTTCCCGTGCCGCAGTTCGTAGCTCTGGTGCGGCCCGGCGTGACCGGGGTGGTCATCCGGCCGGACGGCACGACGGATTACCATTCCGCCCGGTTGCCATGA
- a CDS encoding TRAP transporter small permease, whose translation MPGTDTLTSAATSAAPHTQAEDAASSPGRGLPGWWSFIEDRILLNVATILMMAAIGFMFYEASSRSLLSESHWWAEELVRFLVVWSVLLSLGVGTRHGHYIRMDLLLNMMPHRVRLAFAWLNSLIGLAFSVLLVIAGFQEVAHLQAIGMFTESNLDLPLWTVRLVLPLGGVLYGFAFVGNIILLLRGHDPDPPVEGENL comes from the coding sequence ATGCCGGGAACCGATACATTGACGTCCGCGGCGACTTCCGCGGCCCCGCACACCCAGGCGGAGGATGCCGCCTCGTCGCCGGGCCGCGGCCTGCCGGGCTGGTGGAGCTTCATCGAGGACCGCATCCTCCTGAACGTCGCCACGATCCTGATGATGGCGGCCATCGGCTTCATGTTCTACGAGGCGTCCAGCCGCTCCCTCCTGTCGGAAAGCCACTGGTGGGCGGAGGAGCTGGTCCGCTTCCTGGTGGTGTGGAGCGTCCTGCTGTCGCTGGGCGTCGGCACGCGGCACGGCCACTACATCCGTATGGACCTGCTGCTGAACATGATGCCGCACCGGGTGCGGCTGGCCTTCGCCTGGCTGAACAGTCTGATCGGGCTGGCCTTCAGCGTGCTTCTGGTGATCGCCGGATTCCAGGAGGTCGCTCACCTCCAGGCCATCGGCATGTTCACCGAATCCAACCTCGACCTACCGCTGTGGACGGTTCGGCTGGTGCTGCCGCTGGGCGGGGTGCTCTACGGCTTCGCCTTCGTCGGCAACATCATCCTGCTGCTGCGGGGCCACGACCCCGATCCGCCCGTCGAGGGCGAGAATCTCTGA
- a CDS encoding TRAP transporter large permease, translating to MTTIVAVVSLLFFVAAGVHIALALGVIAVGLLTFNFNIPVVLVAQMAWDSVDKYALVCIPFFIFAGNLMSRGNLALVILELVGTIIRYFRGGIALALAMSSVFFAAVNGSSVACAVALGPAAVKLMPKEGYPPRFAASLVAVCGTLGLMIPPSLTFILIGSIVGLPITDLFIAGIVPGLFEAFLLAVTTLIVSRLKGYGHVGERPDWKGFGQRLPGAAGALMMPVLIIGTIYMGWFTPTEVSALAAIYAVVLVTLVYRTANLAAVWETARESVLQTVMIYGVLLGSGLLTAVLTRLGLSAELTAMLKEAQVSPFEFLLAVNLLLLVIGMFLDGVSMIVLLAPILFPMAQAVGVNPIHFAVIMTALVEVATLTPPVGLNLFVMSRITKMPLHSIVKGVLPFYGMRVVALVAINAFPALSLVLLT from the coding sequence ATGACCACCATCGTTGCCGTCGTCAGCCTGCTGTTCTTCGTGGCCGCGGGCGTGCACATCGCCCTGGCGCTGGGCGTCATCGCGGTCGGCCTGTTGACCTTCAACTTCAACATCCCGGTCGTCCTGGTCGCGCAGATGGCCTGGGACTCCGTGGACAAATACGCGCTGGTCTGCATCCCGTTCTTCATCTTCGCCGGCAACCTGATGTCGCGCGGCAACCTCGCGCTGGTCATCCTGGAGCTGGTCGGAACGATCATCCGCTACTTCCGCGGCGGCATCGCCCTGGCGCTGGCCATGTCCAGCGTGTTCTTCGCGGCGGTCAACGGCTCGTCGGTGGCCTGCGCCGTGGCGCTCGGCCCGGCGGCGGTGAAGCTGATGCCGAAGGAGGGCTACCCACCCCGCTTCGCCGCCTCGCTGGTGGCGGTCTGCGGCACGCTGGGTCTGATGATCCCGCCGTCGCTGACCTTCATCCTGATCGGCTCCATCGTCGGCCTGCCGATCACCGATCTGTTCATCGCCGGCATCGTGCCCGGCCTGTTCGAGGCCTTCCTGCTCGCCGTCACCACGCTGATCGTCAGCCGGCTCAAGGGCTACGGCCATGTCGGCGAGCGTCCGGACTGGAAGGGCTTCGGCCAACGCCTGCCGGGTGCCGCCGGGGCGCTGATGATGCCGGTGCTCATCATCGGCACGATCTACATGGGCTGGTTCACCCCGACCGAGGTGTCGGCTCTCGCCGCCATCTACGCGGTGGTGCTGGTGACGCTGGTCTATCGCACCGCCAACCTTGCCGCGGTGTGGGAGACGGCGCGGGAGTCGGTCCTCCAGACCGTGATGATCTACGGCGTGCTGCTCGGCTCCGGCCTGCTGACCGCGGTGCTGACCCGCCTCGGCCTGTCCGCGGAGTTGACCGCGATGCTCAAGGAGGCGCAGGTCTCCCCCTTCGAGTTCCTGCTGGCGGTCAATCTGCTTCTGCTCGTCATCGGCATGTTCCTGGACGGCGTGTCGATGATCGTGCTGCTGGCGCCGATCCTGTTCCCGATGGCGCAGGCGGTGGGGGTGAACCCGATCCATTTCGCCGTCATCATGACCGCGCTGGTGGAGGTGGCGACCCTGACGCCGCCGGTCGGCCTGAACCTGTTCGTGATGAGCCGCATCACCAAGATGCCGCTCCACTCCATCGTGAAGGGGGTGCTGCCCTTCTACGGGATGCGGGTTGTCGCGCTGGTCGCCATCAACGCCTTCCCGGCCCTGTCGCTGGTCCTGCTCACGTAA
- a CDS encoding GntR family transcriptional regulator, which yields MSDEADSLKDNSGAAERAETPLYQEIVRTLLEEIDAGAYAVGDRLPTEQELCSRFAVSRHTVREALRRLQEMGYILRRQGSGSVLAARRADGRFVNSISSLDELVQYATSTRLEILSVDRIIVEEELAGRLGCRPETQWFRVSALRRTRETSEPFSYVEVYIDAAFSDVVRNLEVVQYAIYTVLEQRYGVRIAEVMQDIEAAPASLNVASRLHVPPQSPILVITRRYFTEDGRLVEIAVNTHPGAGFRYTMSLQRR from the coding sequence ATGTCGGACGAAGCGGACAGCCTGAAGGACAACAGCGGCGCGGCGGAGCGGGCAGAAACCCCGCTCTACCAGGAGATCGTCCGCACTTTGCTGGAGGAGATCGACGCCGGCGCCTACGCCGTCGGCGACCGCCTGCCGACCGAGCAGGAGCTGTGCAGCCGCTTCGCCGTCAGCCGCCACACGGTGCGCGAGGCGCTGCGCCGGCTTCAGGAGATGGGCTACATCCTGCGCCGCCAGGGATCGGGTTCGGTCCTGGCGGCGCGCCGTGCCGACGGGCGCTTCGTCAACTCCATCAGTTCCCTGGACGAGCTGGTGCAGTACGCCACCTCGACCCGGCTGGAAATCCTCTCGGTGGACCGCATCATCGTGGAGGAGGAACTGGCGGGCCGGCTGGGCTGCCGCCCGGAGACGCAATGGTTCCGCGTCAGCGCCCTGCGCCGCACCCGCGAGACGTCGGAGCCCTTCTCCTACGTCGAGGTCTACATCGACGCCGCCTTCTCCGACGTGGTGCGCAACCTGGAGGTGGTGCAGTACGCCATCTACACGGTGCTTGAGCAGCGCTACGGCGTCCGCATCGCCGAGGTGATGCAGGACATCGAGGCCGCCCCGGCCAGCCTGAACGTCGCCTCGCGCCTGCATGTCCCGCCGCAGTCGCCGATCCTCGTCATCACCCGGCGCTATTTCACCGAAGACGGGCGTCTGGTGGAGATCGCGGTCAACACCCATCCGGGTGCCGGTTTCCGCTACACCATGTCCCTGCAGCGGCGCTGA
- a CDS encoding ABC transporter permease, whose product MIAVRSFTGRAGLLLAAALAVPLALAALLLPLDPSAMDLGQAWAGPSAAHPLGCDGLGRDVAARLIAGTGTSFAIAGLALALAVGLGVASGGVAGWIGGRTDAAVLRLADLLQGFPELSLAIVASALLGPGTEAMVLTLALAAWPSQVRWCRAQALTNRTAEHVRAAAALGAGPLHTVRRHLLPAVAGPVAIRAALSIGPVMVAEATLSGLGLGIQEPAVSLGTLIRDGLADLRDAPHLIAATTVTVAAIALAVNLLAEGLREGLDPRGALFRRP is encoded by the coding sequence GTGATCGCCGTGCGTTCCTTCACCGGACGCGCCGGCCTGCTGCTCGCGGCGGCGCTGGCGGTGCCGTTGGCCCTGGCCGCCCTTCTGCTGCCGCTCGACCCGTCCGCCATGGATCTCGGGCAGGCCTGGGCCGGGCCGTCCGCCGCCCACCCGCTGGGCTGCGACGGGCTGGGCCGCGACGTCGCCGCCCGGTTGATCGCCGGGACGGGAACCTCCTTCGCCATTGCCGGGCTGGCGCTCGCACTGGCGGTGGGGCTGGGCGTCGCCTCGGGCGGTGTGGCAGGCTGGATCGGCGGGCGCACGGACGCGGCGGTGCTTCGGCTCGCCGACCTGCTGCAAGGCTTTCCCGAGCTGTCGCTCGCCATCGTCGCATCCGCTCTGCTGGGTCCGGGCACGGAGGCCATGGTGCTGACGCTCGCCCTCGCGGCGTGGCCCTCGCAGGTCCGCTGGTGCCGGGCGCAGGCCCTGACGAACCGGACCGCCGAGCATGTGCGCGCCGCCGCCGCCCTGGGCGCGGGACCGCTGCACACGGTCCGCCGCCATCTCCTGCCGGCGGTCGCCGGGCCGGTCGCCATCCGCGCCGCCTTGTCCATCGGTCCCGTCATGGTGGCGGAGGCGACGTTGAGCGGCCTGGGTCTGGGCATCCAGGAACCGGCGGTGTCGCTGGGCACCCTGATCCGCGACGGGCTGGCCGACCTGCGCGACGCCCCCCACCTGATCGCCGCGACGACGGTCACCGTCGCCGCCATCGCGCTGGCCGTCAACCTGTTGGCCGAAGGGCTGCGCGAGGGCCTCGACCCGCGGGGCGCACTGTTCCGTCGGCCGTGA
- a CDS encoding glycine-rich domain-containing protein — translation MNDNSERVSSVQPANLDLSFINKRLEMAGYTSDQAAASVEAYRQFLVVVAAKPNLILVPTKAADAAWHEHILFMDRYEADMMRLVGARVHHHPDAPDAAAWQKAVANTQDAFRTTLGVELGTEELAGCYLTVEAA, via the coding sequence GCAGCCGGCGAACCTCGACCTCTCCTTCATCAACAAGCGGCTCGAGATGGCCGGCTACACGTCGGATCAGGCCGCGGCGTCGGTCGAGGCCTACCGCCAGTTCCTCGTCGTGGTCGCGGCGAAGCCGAACCTGATCCTGGTCCCGACGAAGGCGGCCGACGCGGCTTGGCACGAGCACATCCTGTTCATGGACCGTTACGAGGCGGACATGATGCGTCTTGTCGGCGCCCGGGTTCACCATCACCCGGACGCTCCCGACGCCGCCGCCTGGCAGAAGGCTGTCGCCAACACCCAGGACGCCTTCCGGACGACGCTCGGCGTGGAACTGGGAACGGAGGAACTCGCCGGCTGCTACCTCACGGTCGAGGCGGCCTGA
- a CDS encoding amidase: MTDPTSLTLTEAARAVRDGALRAEALADVCLDRIARLNPTLNAFLSVEPEEALAAARAADAEARAGRLRGPLHGVPLAHKDMFYRTGKRCTCGSPTIRGGFRPERTATVLERLDAAGAVTLGTLHMAEFAMGPTGHNAHLGRCRNPWDPDRITGGSSSGSGAAVAGRLAFGSLGSDTGGSVRLPAALCGVVGLKPTQGATPMDGVMPLSESLDCVGPLARSAEDAATLFSVITGRTDAADGIGQGVEGLRLGIPRQFYYDGLDPAVAAALEQARAVLERAGARFVEVNIPDHGPYGDLANVVFTPEAAAVHAPWLRERPQDYGPQVRARLLQGLMVPAASYLQAKQLRALHLRAMIDGPFAQCDALFVPALRSRVPTAAQTDVGAGPAMAAVVAGVAALTRPVSYLGLPALVTPAGFDPDGMPIAMQLVGRPQAEATLLRIADSYERATGWLSRVPQTQVFS, encoded by the coding sequence ATGACCGATCCCACATCGCTGACCCTGACGGAGGCCGCAAGGGCGGTCCGCGACGGCGCGCTGCGGGCGGAAGCCCTGGCCGACGTCTGCCTGGACCGCATCGCCCGGCTGAATCCAACGCTCAACGCCTTCCTGTCGGTCGAGCCGGAGGAGGCGCTGGCCGCCGCCCGCGCCGCCGACGCGGAGGCGCGGGCCGGGCGGCTGCGCGGGCCGCTGCACGGCGTGCCGCTGGCCCACAAGGACATGTTCTACCGCACCGGAAAGCGCTGCACCTGCGGCTCCCCGACGATCCGCGGCGGGTTCCGCCCGGAGCGGACGGCCACGGTGCTGGAGCGGCTGGACGCGGCGGGGGCGGTGACGCTCGGCACGCTGCACATGGCGGAGTTCGCCATGGGGCCGACCGGGCACAACGCCCATCTCGGGCGCTGCCGCAACCCCTGGGACCCCGACCGCATCACGGGCGGCTCCTCCTCCGGCTCCGGGGCGGCGGTGGCGGGGCGGCTGGCCTTCGGCTCGCTGGGGTCGGACACCGGCGGGTCGGTGCGGCTCCCGGCGGCGCTGTGCGGCGTGGTCGGTCTGAAGCCGACGCAGGGGGCGACGCCGATGGACGGCGTGATGCCGCTGTCGGAAAGCCTGGACTGCGTTGGTCCGCTGGCCCGCAGCGCCGAGGACGCGGCGACGCTGTTCTCGGTCATCACCGGGCGGACGGACGCCGCGGACGGCATCGGCCAGGGGGTCGAGGGGCTGCGGCTGGGCATCCCGCGCCAATTCTACTACGACGGCCTGGACCCCGCCGTGGCCGCCGCGCTGGAACAGGCGCGGGCGGTGCTGGAGCGCGCCGGAGCCCGCTTCGTGGAGGTGAATATTCCCGACCACGGGCCCTACGGCGACCTCGCCAATGTCGTCTTCACGCCGGAGGCGGCGGCGGTCCATGCGCCTTGGCTGCGCGAACGTCCGCAGGACTACGGCCCGCAGGTGCGCGCGCGGCTTCTGCAGGGGCTGATGGTGCCGGCGGCCTCCTACCTCCAGGCGAAGCAGCTTCGCGCGCTTCATCTCCGGGCGATGATCGACGGCCCCTTCGCCCAATGCGACGCGCTGTTCGTCCCCGCCCTGCGCAGCCGCGTGCCGACCGCCGCGCAGACCGACGTGGGCGCCGGGCCGGCGATGGCCGCGGTGGTCGCCGGCGTGGCGGCGCTGACGCGACCGGTGTCCTACCTCGGCCTGCCGGCGCTCGTCACGCCCGCCGGCTTCGATCCGGACGGGATGCCCATCGCCATGCAACTCGTCGGGCGTCCGCAGGCGGAGGCCACGCTGCTGCGCATCGCCGACTCCTACGAGCGCGCCACCGGCTGGCTGAGCCGCGTTCCCCAGACACAGGTCTTCTCGTGA
- a CDS encoding helix-turn-helix transcriptional regulator yields the protein MSDLVHDLSSRARDMNAALTVFDKSDTLLATNDKQKTIYPFIDFSRSVTFRDIVWECVKHKKFSSDTIYSDPARWIGYAEDLRRFNRFWQSFTLHSDGRVIQITYERLDDTDGWWYQIRRDVTSNVQDSVRGGFDSLISLNGGSVLPPSGQPTFVVRLLDALPYPAALLTPRCQVIDGNQSFASIVARGDGLSLVGGRLIIPDAPAEQAELSKRAAGFFRRRTRTPITLRVSRLDQPSPYFATLSEPPAQSVGSGGPMTGILLLTLVDPDILPAVSARAVAELLQITGSEAEIALALCSGRSVDEIAEDRGVERRTVYNQVSSILGKTGLRNQAGIVRQVTTICWHFGSRV from the coding sequence ATGTCCGATCTGGTCCACGACCTCTCCAGCCGCGCCCGGGACATGAACGCCGCGCTCACCGTCTTCGACAAGAGCGACACGCTGCTGGCAACCAACGACAAGCAGAAGACGATCTATCCCTTCATCGACTTCTCACGCTCGGTGACGTTCCGCGACATCGTGTGGGAATGCGTGAAGCACAAGAAGTTCAGCTCGGACACCATCTATTCCGATCCGGCGCGATGGATCGGCTATGCCGAGGATCTCCGCCGGTTCAACCGGTTCTGGCAGTCCTTCACGCTCCATTCCGACGGGCGGGTCATCCAGATCACCTACGAGCGGTTGGACGACACGGACGGCTGGTGGTACCAGATCCGGCGCGACGTCACCAGCAACGTCCAGGACAGCGTCCGGGGCGGCTTCGACAGCCTGATCTCCCTCAACGGCGGCAGCGTCCTGCCGCCGTCGGGCCAGCCCACCTTCGTCGTCCGGCTTCTCGATGCCCTGCCCTACCCGGCGGCGCTTCTGACGCCGCGCTGCCAGGTCATCGACGGCAACCAGTCCTTCGCCTCCATCGTGGCGCGGGGAGACGGGCTGTCCCTGGTCGGCGGCCGGCTGATCATCCCGGACGCACCCGCCGAACAGGCGGAACTGTCGAAGCGGGCCGCCGGCTTCTTCCGCCGCCGCACCCGTACGCCGATCACGTTGCGCGTGTCGCGCCTGGACCAGCCGTCGCCCTATTTCGCCACCCTGTCGGAGCCGCCGGCCCAAAGCGTCGGAAGCGGCGGCCCAATGACCGGCATCCTCCTCCTGACTCTCGTCGATCCGGATATCCTGCCCGCCGTGTCGGCGCGCGCCGTCGCCGAGCTTCTCCAGATCACCGGATCGGAAGCCGAGATCGCGCTGGCCCTGTGCTCCGGCCGGAGCGTCGACGAGATCGCCGAGGATCGCGGGGTGGAGCGGCGCACCGTCTACAATCAGGTCTCGTCCATCCTGGGCAAGACCGGGCTGCGCAACCAAGCGGGAATCGTGCGGCAGGTGACGACGATCTGCTGGCATTTCGGGTCGCGCGTCTGA